In a single window of the Eshraghiella crossota genome:
- a CDS encoding accessory gene regulator B family protein has translation MIEKIADDLIGQMTEARLIDKEMEARYVYVFICWIEKFITVGSIIVISLMFHKLLPTIFFLVFFLELRKRTGGYHLDKFYRCYLASIVSYLVIVIISEKLSEHPQWLFAIVLLAITGIGLIGTANHPNMHMTSDELMESKKSARTIVLLEGCIILGCVLLDADMVYVSYMAIAVILCAALLCIAKIFKQEVKE, from the coding sequence ATGATTGAAAAAATAGCTGATGATTTAATTGGTCAGATGACTGAAGCAAGGTTAATTGACAAAGAGATGGAAGCAAGATATGTTTATGTTTTTATCTGTTGGATAGAGAAATTTATTACTGTTGGCAGTATTATCGTAATCAGTTTGATGTTTCACAAGCTGCTCCCAACTATATTTTTTCTTGTGTTTTTTTTAGAATTAAGAAAGAGAACTGGCGGATATCATCTGGACAAGTTTTATAGATGTTATTTAGCATCCATTGTTTCTTATTTAGTTATCGTGATTATAAGTGAAAAATTGTCAGAACATCCACAATGGTTATTTGCAATAGTACTACTTGCTATAACAGGGATAGGATTGATTGGTACAGCGAATCATCCTAATATGCACATGACATCAGATGAATTGATGGAATCGAAAAAATCTGCGAGGACTATTGTTTTACTTGAGGGGTGCATAATACTTGGCTGTGTTCTGTTAGATGCAGATATGGTTTACGTTAGTTATATGGCAATAGCTGTTATATTATGTGCAGCTTTGCTGTGTATAGCAAAAATTTTTAAACAGGAGGTGAAAGAATGA
- a CDS encoding sensor histidine kinase: MLISYIQSIMMIILEVICCKIFFESFAEKRSKNNYRNYSIILGIVVCEYVIASLFYDKFILKQILAIVAVAVFMCFYFKIHFGKAIILSLLFQALLLSVDYFTLWLNVSLFDSIAEISRLHFVGGSLITVLGKIILFLVVLLIRKKVGGESSDVLRSTDWLRFIFFPVFTIFTVIALIMTSGNIENQKQENVFLVIALCLAGMNIVVFYMINDILKREIKIRENEVFQLKARNQTDMYRSISENFVKQRKKTHEYKNQIMCIESLIEMENYDELKDYVKSISGNLSTELDYIKTNNVIIDAILNSKYKETLDKGIVFIFQINDLSGIKMCDEDIVVILSNLLNNAIEACEKCSGKKFMKMKLVKEKDNIIISVKNTYDGKLNIKDGEIQTSKKYEMDEHGVGIKNIIEVITKYQGSYAIRNDNNEFYFSVILPN; encoded by the coding sequence ATGCTGATTAGTTACATTCAAAGTATTATGATGATAATATTGGAGGTAATATGCTGCAAAATATTTTTTGAAAGTTTTGCTGAAAAGAGATCAAAAAATAATTATAGAAATTATAGTATTATTTTAGGAATTGTGGTATGTGAATATGTAATAGCTTCATTATTTTATGATAAGTTTATCTTGAAACAAATATTGGCTATAGTTGCTGTTGCGGTGTTTATGTGCTTTTATTTTAAAATTCATTTCGGAAAAGCAATAATCTTATCATTATTATTTCAGGCATTGCTGCTTTCTGTAGACTATTTTACACTATGGTTAAATGTTTCTCTTTTTGATAGTATAGCAGAAATTAGCAGGTTGCATTTTGTAGGTGGAAGTTTAATAACGGTTTTGGGAAAAATAATTCTTTTCCTAGTTGTTTTGCTTATCAGGAAGAAAGTAGGAGGGGAGTCCTCGGATGTTTTAAGAAGTACAGATTGGCTTCGATTTATTTTTTTCCCAGTTTTTACAATCTTCACAGTTATTGCATTGATCATGACATCTGGAAACATTGAGAATCAAAAGCAGGAAAATGTATTCTTGGTTATAGCATTGTGTTTAGCAGGGATGAATATAGTTGTGTTCTATATGATAAATGATATATTAAAACGTGAAATTAAGATTCGTGAAAATGAAGTGTTTCAACTGAAAGCACGAAATCAGACAGACATGTACCGTTCTATTTCAGAAAATTTTGTTAAACAACGGAAAAAAACACATGAATATAAGAACCAGATTATGTGCATTGAGTCTTTGATAGAGATGGAAAATTATGATGAACTAAAGGATTATGTGAAAAGTATAAGCGGAAATTTGAGTACAGAGTTAGATTATATTAAAACAAATAATGTGATTATTGATGCTATATTAAATAGCAAATATAAGGAAACATTGGATAAAGGCATTGTATTTATCTTTCAAATCAATGATCTATCAGGAATTAAAATGTGTGATGAGGATATTGTTGTTATATTATCGAATCTTTTGAATAATGCAATAGAGGCTTGTGAAAAGTGCTCAGGCAAAAAATTTATGAAAATGAAACTGGTTAAAGAGAAAGACAACATTATTATATCTGTAAAGAATACATATGATGGTAAACTTAATATTAAAGATGGAGAAATACAGACCTCAAAGAAATATGAAATGGATGAGCATGGGGTTGGAATAAAAAATATAATTGAGGTTATAACAAAATATCAAGGCTCTTATGCTATACGAAATGATAATAATGAGTTCTACTTCTCAGTTATATTGCCAAACTAA
- a CDS encoding AgrD family cyclic lactone autoinducer peptide yields the protein MKKVNKKVLKVVEHVMRNEAVYGIDRFPPACMGIFHQPKRPIIQKKSER from the coding sequence ATGAAGAAGGTTAATAAGAAAGTGTTGAAGGTTGTAGAACATGTCATGAGAAATGAAGCTGTATATGGAATAGATAGATTCCCACCTGCATGCATGGGAATATTTCATCAGCCGAAACGTCCGATTATCCAGAAGAAAAGTGAAAGATAG